One Sphingomonas limnosediminicola DNA segment encodes these proteins:
- a CDS encoding glucokinase → MRTIVSADIGGTHARFALAEIDGGRVVRLDDPIKLQTSEHGSFQLAWEEFGRRKGIDLPPELAIAFAGPVGGEVLKLTNNPWVIRPSLMKERLGVDRFTIVNDFGAVAYAVATLPDAEFRHICGPDRPLPKTGVLSIVGPGTGLGVAALLRKPDHYEVIETEGGHVDFAPLDKLEDRILTELRRSFRRVSIERIASGRGLWNLYEALGAIEGQPLAFHDEKELWAAAIAGTDSLANAALDRLCLTLGSVAGDMALAQGSYGVVIAGGVGLRLADHLTTSGFRDRFIAKGRFERRMDDMPVKLITYAEPGLFGAAAAFAREHS, encoded by the coding sequence ATGAGGACCATCGTTTCAGCCGACATCGGCGGCACTCATGCGCGCTTCGCGCTGGCTGAGATCGACGGCGGCCGCGTCGTTCGTCTCGATGATCCGATAAAGCTGCAAACATCCGAGCACGGCAGCTTCCAGCTTGCATGGGAGGAATTCGGCCGGCGTAAGGGCATCGATCTTCCGCCAGAGCTCGCGATCGCCTTCGCCGGTCCGGTAGGCGGCGAAGTGCTGAAGCTCACAAACAACCCTTGGGTGATCCGCCCGTCTCTGATGAAGGAGCGGCTTGGCGTCGATCGCTTCACCATCGTCAACGACTTTGGCGCGGTTGCTTATGCTGTGGCCACACTTCCGGACGCGGAATTCCGACACATCTGCGGGCCGGACAGACCGCTTCCAAAGACCGGTGTCCTTTCGATCGTCGGCCCGGGAACCGGCCTTGGCGTCGCTGCGCTGCTTCGAAAGCCCGACCATTACGAAGTGATCGAGACCGAGGGCGGTCACGTCGACTTCGCACCGCTCGACAAGCTCGAGGATCGCATCCTGACCGAGCTTCGCCGAAGCTTTCGCCGCGTATCCATCGAACGCATCGCCTCCGGCCGCGGCCTTTGGAATCTGTACGAGGCGCTTGGTGCCATTGAGGGCCAACCCCTCGCCTTTCACGATGAGAAAGAACTCTGGGCGGCGGCGATCGCTGGAACGGATAGTCTCGCGAATGCGGCGCTCGATCGACTGTGCCTGACGCTTGGCTCTGTGGCTGGAGACATGGCGCTCGCGCAGGGCTCGTATGGCGTCGTCATTGCCGGCGGCGTGGGACTTCGCCTGGCTGATCACCTGACGACTTCGGGTTTCCGGGACCGTTTCATCGCCAAGGGTCGCTTCGAGCGCCGCATGGACGACATGCCGGTAAAGCTGATCACCTATGCGGAGCCGGGACTTTTCGGCGCCGCGGCCGCTTTCGCTCGGGAGCATTCATGA
- a CDS encoding alpha-amylase family glycosyl hydrolase encodes MLAEEASAAGAIGVAQPWWKGAAIYQIYPRSFADSNRDGVGDLPGITEKLDYVASLGVDAVWLSPFFTSPMRDFGYDVADYCDVDPIFGTIADFDALVARAHALGLKLIIDQVYSHSSDQHPWFKESRSSKANAKADWYVWADAKEDGAPPNNWQSVFGGPAWTWDARRGQYYLHNFLPEQPDLNLHTPAVQDALLDAARFWLDRGVDGFRIDAINFAMHDPQLRDNPPAAPGGKRTRPFDFQKHLYNMSHPDIVAFLERLRGVADSYGDRFTLAEVGGPEPLREMHEFTAGDRRLNSAYGFDFLYAEALTPKLVARVAEDWPESAGWPSWAFENHDAPRALSRWVGEEHREQLARTKILLLCVLRGSIILYQGEELGLPQVDVPFERLKDPEAIANWPHTLSRDGARTPMPWQSDQPNLGFSSGEPWLPIGAQHRNLAVDRQQGSGSILAFTRDCLTLRNNEPALRVGSMKVLDADDRRLVFERSEAGQRLRCTFNLSATPFPFEAKGKVLMTSGPVEGELGRYSGVVEAIA; translated from the coding sequence ATGCTCGCTGAAGAGGCCAGCGCCGCTGGGGCAATTGGGGTAGCGCAGCCCTGGTGGAAGGGCGCGGCCATCTATCAGATCTACCCGCGCAGTTTCGCCGACAGCAATCGTGACGGAGTCGGGGACCTTCCGGGTATCACTGAAAAGCTGGACTATGTGGCAAGCCTCGGTGTCGATGCTGTTTGGCTATCGCCCTTCTTCACTTCGCCGATGCGCGACTTCGGTTACGATGTCGCCGATTATTGCGACGTCGATCCGATCTTCGGGACCATTGCAGACTTCGACGCCTTGGTTGCTCGAGCTCACGCGCTCGGCCTGAAGCTGATCATCGACCAGGTTTATTCTCACAGTTCCGACCAGCACCCCTGGTTCAAAGAAAGCCGGTCGAGCAAAGCGAACGCAAAGGCTGACTGGTACGTCTGGGCCGATGCCAAGGAGGACGGCGCGCCGCCCAACAACTGGCAGTCGGTCTTCGGTGGGCCGGCATGGACGTGGGACGCGCGGCGCGGGCAGTACTATCTGCACAACTTTCTTCCCGAGCAGCCCGACCTGAACCTTCACACGCCGGCCGTTCAGGATGCGTTGCTCGATGCTGCACGGTTTTGGCTCGATCGCGGTGTCGATGGGTTTCGCATCGATGCGATCAATTTCGCCATGCATGACCCGCAACTGCGCGATAACCCGCCGGCTGCTCCGGGCGGCAAGCGCACCCGGCCGTTCGACTTTCAGAAGCACCTCTACAACATGTCCCACCCGGATATCGTGGCGTTCCTGGAGCGGTTGCGAGGTGTGGCGGATAGCTATGGCGATCGGTTCACGCTCGCTGAGGTGGGCGGGCCGGAGCCACTTCGAGAGATGCATGAGTTCACTGCCGGGGACCGGCGACTCAACAGCGCTTATGGCTTCGATTTTCTGTATGCGGAGGCGCTGACGCCGAAACTTGTCGCTCGCGTCGCTGAGGACTGGCCGGAGAGCGCTGGCTGGCCAAGCTGGGCCTTTGAAAACCACGACGCGCCGCGGGCGTTGTCGCGGTGGGTGGGCGAGGAACATCGTGAACAGTTAGCTCGAACGAAGATACTTCTGCTCTGTGTTCTGCGCGGCTCAATCATCCTTTATCAGGGGGAAGAGCTCGGCCTACCGCAGGTAGATGTGCCGTTCGAACGTCTCAAGGATCCGGAAGCGATCGCCAATTGGCCGCATACACTCAGCCGGGATGGCGCGCGCACACCGATGCCATGGCAATCCGATCAGCCGAACCTTGGCTTTTCGTCCGGTGAGCCTTGGCTTCCTATCGGGGCGCAGCACCGAAACCTCGCCGTTGACCGTCAGCAGGGCAGTGGATCGATCCTGGCCTTTACACGCGACTGCCTGACGTTGCGGAACAACGAGCCGGCGCTGCGCGTGGGCTCGATGAAGGTATTAGATGCGGACGATCGGCGACTGGTGTTCGAGCGGAGCGAGGCCGGACAGCGGCTACGTTGCACCTTCAACCTATCGGCGACTCCGTTTCCATTCGAAGCGAAAGGCAAGGTGTTGATGACGTCTGGGCCGGTCGAGGGCGAGCTTGGCCGATATTCCGGAGTTGTCGAGGCGATTGCGTGA
- a CDS encoding ELM1/GtrOC1 family putative glycosyltransferase, whose amino-acid sequence MPDDRQPRVWALLGPHRGDNNQVLALAQALGFPFEEKMLRYNQLRRIQPSLLGATFRSVEADCRAQLEGEPPDLTISTGLRSVPVVRELRRRSGEQTRSVHLGFPRISPRYFDLVVPTPEYPVPDESNVTRIPFALSPHVERSVSPSDCALLEKFPRPHLLLLVGGPTLYWELPVEQILGAVRDLLARAASQGGSVLVVGSPRTPADLHEAIATELRNASQPTLLAPNDGPPSYPALIEAADELFVTADSVAMAADAVMTGKPVGIVPIAKSALGRAVTAITDRLRPGKRLYPRDLRFFWTALEREGFGGTIHEPKASNPPDYAKLVAERVRQLLAQPAPPATDAPDSAQ is encoded by the coding sequence ATGCCAGATGACCGCCAGCCGCGCGTTTGGGCGCTACTAGGACCGCATCGGGGCGACAATAACCAGGTGCTCGCCCTCGCCCAGGCCCTTGGCTTCCCGTTCGAAGAAAAGATGCTGCGTTACAACCAGTTGCGTCGCATCCAACCTTCGTTGCTCGGCGCAACATTCCGCAGCGTTGAGGCGGATTGCCGCGCCCAGCTTGAAGGCGAACCGCCAGATCTCACAATCTCGACTGGTCTGAGGAGCGTGCCTGTGGTGCGCGAGCTTCGGCGGCGCTCGGGCGAGCAAACCCGGTCGGTACACCTCGGTTTCCCCCGGATCTCGCCTCGTTACTTCGATCTCGTCGTCCCGACGCCGGAATATCCGGTGCCGGACGAATCCAACGTCACGCGCATTCCATTCGCGCTAAGCCCCCATGTGGAGCGCAGTGTCTCGCCATCCGACTGCGCCCTGCTTGAGAAATTTCCACGACCGCACCTGCTGTTGCTCGTCGGAGGTCCGACCCTTTACTGGGAGCTGCCCGTCGAGCAGATCCTCGGAGCCGTCCGAGATTTGCTCGCTCGGGCCGCATCGCAAGGAGGCTCGGTCCTCGTCGTTGGTAGCCCACGCACTCCCGCCGATCTTCATGAAGCGATTGCAACCGAGTTACGTAATGCGTCCCAGCCTACGCTGCTTGCGCCGAACGATGGGCCGCCCAGCTATCCTGCGCTGATCGAGGCGGCCGACGAACTGTTCGTCACGGCCGACAGTGTCGCCATGGCGGCCGACGCAGTGATGACGGGGAAACCGGTCGGCATCGTTCCGATTGCGAAGAGCGCGCTCGGTCGAGCCGTCACTGCGATCACCGACCGCCTACGCCCGGGCAAACGGCTTTACCCCCGAGATTTGCGCTTCTTCTGGACGGCTCTCGAAAGAGAAGGCTTCGGCGGCACGATCCACGAGCCGAAAGCGAGCAACCCGCCCGATTATGCGAAGCTGGTCGCCGAGCGCGTCAGGCAGCTTTTGGCGCAGCCTGCTCCGCCGGCCACAGATGCCCCCGATAGCGCTCAATAA
- the asnB gene encoding asparagine synthase (glutamine-hydrolyzing), translating into MCGIAGWYRRGGRPVPQEAIVSQCDRLVSRGPDDAGYLTDADFGFGMRRLSIIDIAGGHQPIFSPDGRYAIVFNGEIMNHPALRRELEGGYKFYTDHSDTETILAAYLKWGDDAWLRLEGMYAVAIWDKHAKNLVLARDPLGIKPLFFTEQAGGIAFASEITALRDLPNHRFELNEDGVDDFFCFGHTLPPQTIFKQVRPLEPGHVLQVGAVGRPAIRRFWQARLNVQEGISEADWIERTRAELLRTVKEHQLSDVPVGAFVSGGVDSGAIAAAMARTASASFKIFTAGFPGSPRDETAAAKRIADHLGCEHVVLPMQPQTAEDVLPAVQASFDEPTAANSAIPLWYLSKAAVEHVKVVLCGEGGDELFLGYNRQRWGKRMARWQGLMRATGGAIDRLPELPIRKWNYFRQLAGRFREGASLKDGYERFFSAVSISTPQLRSRIFRPEFLAREQRRESFEERAREFFPPAQRPQLSDLEEFMLGDLTVHLPASMCQRLDRATMAHSLEARVPFLSHRFVDFALTVPTGLKLKGNTGKYVLRQAVEPWLPPGQLNQRKIGFQLPLADWFMGGLNDFARDAWRSSGASDLGLLDPKGVEQLFDEHRAGAADHGRMLYAIAMFSCWWKDQGRTSAKMSRPAKPVLATT; encoded by the coding sequence ATGTGCGGAATTGCCGGCTGGTACAGGCGCGGCGGACGGCCGGTCCCGCAGGAGGCAATCGTAAGCCAATGCGACCGCTTGGTCAGCCGTGGTCCTGACGACGCAGGATATCTGACCGACGCCGATTTCGGTTTCGGCATGCGCCGCCTGAGCATCATCGACATTGCAGGCGGGCATCAGCCTATCTTCAGCCCCGACGGCCGCTACGCGATCGTCTTCAATGGCGAGATCATGAACCATCCAGCGCTGAGGCGGGAATTGGAGGGTGGGTACAAGTTCTATACCGACCATAGCGACACTGAGACGATCCTCGCCGCGTACTTGAAGTGGGGTGACGACGCCTGGCTTCGACTCGAGGGAATGTATGCGGTCGCCATCTGGGACAAGCACGCCAAGAACCTTGTGCTGGCGCGCGATCCGCTGGGTATCAAGCCGTTGTTCTTCACCGAGCAGGCCGGCGGCATCGCCTTCGCGTCGGAGATCACGGCGCTTCGCGACCTGCCTAATCATCGGTTCGAGCTGAACGAGGACGGCGTCGACGACTTCTTCTGCTTCGGTCACACGCTGCCGCCGCAGACGATCTTCAAGCAAGTCCGGCCGCTTGAGCCTGGCCATGTGCTGCAGGTGGGTGCGGTCGGGCGGCCGGCTATCCGCCGTTTTTGGCAGGCACGCCTGAACGTACAGGAGGGTATTAGCGAGGCCGACTGGATCGAGCGAACGCGGGCCGAGTTGCTCCGGACGGTCAAGGAGCACCAGCTATCCGACGTGCCAGTGGGCGCATTCGTGTCGGGCGGTGTCGACTCCGGTGCGATTGCCGCGGCGATGGCACGCACTGCCTCTGCGTCGTTCAAGATTTTCACCGCCGGTTTCCCCGGTTCGCCCCGTGACGAAACGGCTGCGGCGAAGCGCATCGCCGATCATCTCGGCTGCGAGCATGTCGTGCTTCCGATGCAGCCGCAGACCGCCGAGGACGTTCTGCCCGCCGTGCAGGCGTCATTCGATGAGCCCACTGCCGCGAACAGCGCCATTCCTCTCTGGTATCTATCGAAGGCCGCAGTCGAGCACGTGAAGGTTGTGCTTTGCGGGGAGGGTGGGGACGAACTGTTCCTAGGCTACAACCGCCAGCGCTGGGGAAAGCGAATGGCCCGGTGGCAGGGGCTGATGCGGGCGACCGGCGGTGCAATCGACCGGCTGCCCGAGCTGCCGATCCGGAAGTGGAATTATTTTCGGCAGCTGGCCGGTCGGTTTCGCGAGGGTGCGTCGCTCAAGGACGGTTACGAACGCTTCTTTTCCGCAGTCTCGATCAGCACGCCGCAGCTGCGGTCGCGCATCTTCCGCCCCGAGTTCCTTGCTCGTGAGCAAAGGAGGGAGAGCTTTGAGGAGCGTGCCCGCGAGTTCTTCCCTCCTGCGCAGCGCCCGCAGCTCAGCGACCTCGAAGAGTTCATGCTCGGCGACCTGACAGTGCATCTTCCGGCTTCCATGTGCCAGCGGTTGGACCGCGCGACGATGGCGCACTCGCTTGAGGCGCGGGTGCCATTCCTGTCGCACCGGTTCGTCGACTTTGCGCTGACGGTGCCGACCGGCCTGAAGTTGAAGGGCAACACGGGCAAATATGTGCTGCGCCAGGCTGTCGAGCCGTGGCTGCCGCCGGGGCAGCTCAACCAACGGAAGATCGGCTTCCAGCTTCCGCTCGCCGATTGGTTTATGGGCGGGCTCAACGATTTTGCCCGGGACGCGTGGCGGTCGTCGGGCGCATCCGATCTTGGCCTGCTCGATCCAAAGGGTGTCGAGCAGCTATTCGACGAGCACCGCGCGGGCGCCGCCGATCACGGGCGCATGCTCTACGCGATTGCGATGTTTAGCTGCTGGTGGAAGGATCAGGGCCGGACGTCGGCGAAGATGAGCCGTCCGGCGAAGCCGGTACTTGCCACCACATGA
- a CDS encoding sulfotransferase domain-containing protein, whose protein sequence is MPSRSNLSYYAKRGTALVLGLIAGSAALRLKRDLRDSAYLAQADAVVVSYPKSGRTFVRAMLARLFRRQYGIDERRLLEFADLRGAKAGVPRLLFTHAGDTMRRPEEIQLDKRAYAHTKVILIARHPGDIAVSRYHHLKYRSRDKARKKLAERQLDEFVWVDQGGIPSIVKFLNDFAELDREHQNVTIVRYEDFLAQPEATLATVAKAIGLSAGSEDIADAVAFGSIENLKRLEQDRYFTSSRLRRSKKGDEKSGKVRKGGSGGFRKVLGAREARHIDEYVKQNLDSVFGY, encoded by the coding sequence GTGCCCAGCCGCAGCAATCTCAGCTACTACGCCAAGCGCGGGACCGCGCTGGTGCTCGGCCTGATTGCTGGCTCGGCCGCACTCCGGCTTAAGCGCGATCTTCGTGACTCGGCCTATCTGGCTCAGGCTGATGCGGTCGTAGTTTCATACCCGAAGTCAGGGCGGACCTTCGTCCGCGCAATGCTCGCGCGCCTGTTTCGGCGCCAGTACGGGATCGATGAGCGGCGCCTGCTCGAATTCGCCGACCTGCGCGGTGCGAAGGCGGGCGTTCCGCGACTGTTGTTCACCCATGCAGGCGACACGATGCGGAGGCCGGAGGAAATCCAACTCGACAAGCGAGCCTACGCCCACACGAAGGTCATTCTAATCGCTCGTCACCCGGGTGACATCGCCGTCTCGCGCTACCACCACCTTAAGTACCGAAGCCGGGACAAGGCGCGCAAGAAGCTCGCCGAACGGCAGCTCGACGAATTTGTCTGGGTTGATCAGGGTGGTATTCCCTCGATCGTCAAATTCCTGAACGACTTCGCCGAACTGGACCGCGAGCATCAGAACGTCACGATCGTGCGCTACGAGGACTTCCTCGCGCAACCAGAAGCAACTCTCGCAACGGTGGCGAAGGCGATTGGGCTTTCCGCCGGAAGCGAGGATATCGCGGACGCGGTGGCCTTTGGTAGCATCGAAAACCTGAAGCGCCTCGAACAAGACCGGTACTTCACTTCCTCAAGGCTCCGCCGTTCGAAGAAGGGTGACGAGAAGTCAGGCAAGGTGCGCAAGGGAGGAAGCGGCGGATTTCGGAAGGTGCTCGGTGCGCGAGAAGCGCGGCACATTGACGAATATGTGAAGCAAAACCTCGATTCGGTCTTCGGCTACTAA
- a CDS encoding alpha/beta hydrolase — MSVVRVLLGFALLSFSVQASADTVPKVGAGTIVDLGILQSRYADPRRVVVWLPSSYSSRGPKPAVLYMHDGQNLFDKATAGYGMEWEVDEHLDRLIREKKVRPTIVVGIWNTSKRLLEYVPSRAFASLPTAYRDQVRALYGGDPLSDGYLKFIVDELKPMIDHRFRVKTDRENTVIMGSSMGALISLYAIDEYSKVFGAAGMMSTHWPLSFKPEGKTLSDEEFEAVSSTFERYLAPALPDPKTHRLYFDHGSETLDAIYARYQARVDKVVAARGYLSGVNWMTRNFPGQKHNEISWASRLDVPLEFLLPPR; from the coding sequence GTGAGCGTGGTGAGAGTGTTGTTAGGCTTCGCGCTTTTGTCTTTCTCGGTTCAGGCTTCAGCGGACACGGTGCCAAAGGTCGGAGCGGGCACGATCGTCGATCTCGGCATCCTGCAGTCACGCTATGCCGATCCTCGGCGCGTCGTCGTATGGTTGCCAAGTTCCTATTCTTCTCGCGGACCGAAGCCCGCTGTGCTGTACATGCACGACGGGCAAAACCTGTTCGACAAAGCGACCGCCGGATACGGAATGGAGTGGGAGGTAGATGAGCATCTCGACCGGCTCATCCGAGAAAAGAAGGTACGACCGACCATCGTCGTCGGCATCTGGAATACGTCTAAGCGCCTTCTGGAATATGTCCCATCAAGGGCTTTCGCGTCCTTGCCGACTGCTTATCGCGATCAGGTGCGCGCCCTTTACGGCGGCGATCCGCTGTCGGACGGCTATCTGAAATTCATCGTCGATGAGCTGAAGCCGATGATCGATCACCGCTTCAGGGTGAAGACCGATCGCGAAAACACGGTCATCATGGGTTCGTCGATGGGCGCGCTGATCTCGCTTTATGCGATCGATGAATATTCGAAGGTCTTTGGTGCGGCGGGCATGATGTCGACGCACTGGCCACTGTCGTTCAAGCCGGAGGGCAAGACACTCAGCGACGAGGAGTTTGAGGCCGTATCGTCGACATTCGAGCGCTATCTGGCGCCCGCGTTGCCCGATCCAAAGACGCACCGGCTTTATTTCGACCATGGCAGCGAGACGCTGGACGCCATTTACGCGCGCTATCAGGCTCGAGTGGACAAGGTTGTAGCCGCAAGGGGGTATCTGAGCGGCGTCAACTGGATGACCCGTAACTTCCCGGGCCAGAAGCATAACGAGATCAGCTGGGCGTCGCGGCTGGACGTTCCTTTGGAGTTCTTGCTTCCGCCGCGTTGA
- a CDS encoding alpha-amylase family glycosyl hydrolase gives MAALAALAFLATASSPPAYRARLPEDEVIYFLLPDRFENGDPSNDRGGLSGDRLTTGFDPTHKGFFHGGDLKGLTHRLDYIKGLGATTVWLSPIFANKAVQGPPGRESAGYHGYWITDFTKVDPHLGTNTDFKAFVDAAHAKGMKVYMDIVVNHTADVIQLAECKNQLDCPYRSVADYPYQRRGGVNGAPINSGFAGERDGSPANFAKLKDPNYAYTVRVPETERNIKVPAWLNNPIYYHNRGNSTFRGESSTMGDFSSLDDVFTENPRVIRGMIEIYGAWIDKYGVDGFRIDTAQHVNAEFWQQFVPAILKRAEARGIPNFHIFGEVATGDMDPAHTAVNTRVDKLPSVLDFSFGRAVIDVAAGVAGTDELAKLFRADPLYEGGAPAALRLPTFLGNHDAGRFPALMKLFGYKGGEAELLKRDMLGHAMLLTLRGVPTIYSGDEQGFVGKGGDQDARQDMFASKVATYNEDKLLGTSSTTAQSNFNPQHPMYQEIAALARIRTSHRALTRGLQLIRYSQDKPGLFAVSRFDPASGREMLLAFNTSTTPVHELVRVETRSKEFELLAGTCPTKADAPGSVMIDLPALGYSVCYAR, from the coding sequence ATGGCTGCGCTAGCCGCGCTGGCATTCCTTGCCACCGCCTCGTCGCCGCCGGCCTATCGCGCTCGTCTCCCCGAGGACGAGGTCATCTACTTTCTTCTCCCCGATCGCTTTGAGAATGGCGATCCGTCGAACGATCGCGGCGGCCTCAGCGGCGACCGGCTGACCACGGGATTCGACCCCACGCACAAGGGGTTTTTCCACGGCGGCGACCTCAAGGGGCTGACCCACCGCCTCGACTATATCAAGGGGCTTGGCGCGACGACCGTATGGCTGTCGCCCATCTTTGCGAACAAGGCTGTCCAGGGACCGCCGGGCCGGGAAAGCGCCGGCTATCACGGCTATTGGATCACCGATTTCACGAAGGTCGATCCCCACCTCGGGACCAACACCGACTTCAAGGCCTTCGTCGACGCGGCGCATGCCAAAGGCATGAAGGTCTACATGGACATCGTCGTCAACCACACCGCCGACGTGATTCAGCTTGCCGAGTGCAAGAACCAGCTCGACTGTCCGTACCGAAGCGTAGCCGATTATCCGTACCAGCGTCGCGGCGGCGTTAACGGTGCGCCGATCAATTCAGGTTTTGCAGGTGAACGGGACGGCAGCCCGGCGAACTTCGCAAAGCTCAAGGACCCGAACTACGCCTATACCGTGCGTGTTCCGGAGACCGAACGCAACATCAAGGTCCCGGCCTGGCTGAACAATCCAATTTACTATCACAACCGCGGCAACTCGACGTTTCGCGGCGAGTCCAGCACGATGGGCGACTTCTCCAGTCTGGACGACGTCTTCACTGAAAACCCGCGCGTAATCCGGGGCATGATCGAGATCTACGGCGCGTGGATCGACAAATATGGCGTTGACGGTTTTCGCATCGATACCGCCCAGCACGTGAATGCCGAGTTCTGGCAGCAATTCGTGCCTGCGATCCTGAAGCGCGCGGAGGCACGCGGCATTCCGAATTTCCATATCTTCGGCGAGGTCGCGACTGGCGACATGGATCCCGCGCACACGGCAGTGAACACGCGCGTCGACAAGCTACCGAGCGTGCTCGATTTCTCTTTCGGCCGGGCCGTCATCGATGTTGCAGCGGGCGTCGCTGGCACCGATGAGCTGGCGAAGCTCTTCCGCGCGGATCCGCTCTACGAAGGTGGGGCTCCCGCGGCGCTTCGGCTGCCCACATTTCTAGGCAATCATGACGCAGGTCGTTTTCCGGCGTTGATGAAGCTGTTCGGCTACAAGGGCGGCGAGGCGGAGCTGTTGAAGCGCGACATGCTCGGTCACGCGATGCTGTTGACCCTTCGCGGAGTGCCGACCATCTACTCAGGCGACGAGCAGGGGTTCGTCGGCAAGGGGGGCGATCAAGATGCGCGGCAGGACATGTTCGCGTCGAAGGTCGCGACCTACAATGAGGACAAGCTACTCGGCACCAGCTCGACGACGGCACAGTCCAACTTCAACCCGCAACATCCGATGTACCAGGAGATCGCGGCGCTGGCGCGCATCCGCACCAGTCATCGTGCTCTGACCCGCGGCCTCCAGCTCATCCGCTATTCGCAGGACAAGCCAGGTCTATTTGCCGTGTCGCGTTTCGATCCGGCGAGCGGGCGCGAGATGTTGCTTGCGTTCAACACCTCGACCACGCCAGTGCACGAGCTCGTCCGCGTCGAGACGCGCTCGAAGGAGTTCGAGCTCCTCGCCGGCACTTGTCCGACAAAGGCAGACGCGCCGGGCAGTGTCATGATCGACCTCCCGGCGCTCGGCTATTCGGTCTGCTATGCTCGCTGA
- the eda gene encoding bifunctional 4-hydroxy-2-oxoglutarate aldolase/2-dehydro-3-deoxy-phosphogluconate aldolase: protein MNIDEIMRAAPVIPVLVLEGEADWAELARVFVGEGLPVLEVTLRTKAAVDAIRTMREVPGAIVGAGTVVEEWQLAEAKKAGSQFIVSPGLTDHLALAVAKARIPYLPGISTAGDVMRGLDLGLNRFKFFPAAASGGIPMLKALTGPFADVRFCPTGGIRPDNVQEWLALESVLCVGGTWLYAGPGDTTAEVAKRARALRDKLATN, encoded by the coding sequence ATGAACATCGACGAGATCATGCGCGCCGCGCCGGTCATCCCGGTGCTGGTACTCGAAGGCGAAGCGGATTGGGCCGAGCTGGCGCGCGTCTTCGTCGGCGAGGGATTGCCGGTCCTCGAAGTCACCCTGCGCACCAAGGCGGCCGTCGACGCCATCCGCACCATGCGCGAGGTGCCGGGGGCCATCGTCGGGGCCGGCACAGTGGTCGAGGAGTGGCAGCTTGCCGAAGCCAAGAAGGCCGGCAGCCAGTTCATCGTCTCGCCAGGGCTGACCGACCACCTCGCCCTCGCCGTCGCCAAAGCCCGCATTCCATACCTGCCCGGTATTTCAACTGCAGGAGACGTCATGCGTGGGCTTGACCTCGGGCTGAACCGCTTCAAATTCTTCCCGGCCGCTGCGTCGGGCGGAATTCCGATGTTGAAGGCGCTGACCGGCCCATTCGCGGATGTCCGCTTCTGTCCGACTGGGGGCATCCGCCCTGATAATGTTCAGGAGTGGCTGGCGCTTGAATCGGTTCTCTGCGTCGGCGGCACATGGCTCTACGCCGGACCCGGCGACACCACGGCAGAGGTTGCAAAGCGCGCTCGCGCATTGCGCGACAAGCTCGCCACCAATTAA
- a CDS encoding glycosyltransferase family 2 protein, producing the protein MSPAVSVIMPVHNRSDVLPRAIQSVLDQRFLDFELIIVDDGSTDDSVRVAKSFGDPRIQIIELGQNRGGNAARNQGIRAAKSPLISFLDSDDSYLPEKLEWVVAEFERRPDLELLIDSFVKVQPPGSSKERVTRKNPVIADRETFRRALFTRQLWKATPSITVRRETVLLGGMFDESLRRLQDFDLLIRISEFASCASTDKVLWVKYWDAAAISAQDNMVPANIELVRRHPEYLSVREYRPGLAYALRLSLWRRLKAGNAGGVLRDIRNIFTAFGPANAARLLFEACFPRPAI; encoded by the coding sequence ATGAGCCCCGCTGTCTCGGTCATCATGCCCGTCCACAATCGTTCGGACGTGCTGCCACGCGCAATCCAGAGTGTTCTCGATCAGCGCTTTTTAGATTTCGAGCTGATCATCGTCGACGACGGGTCGACCGACGACAGCGTAAGAGTGGCCAAATCATTCGGCGATCCGCGCATTCAAATCATCGAGCTTGGCCAAAACCGCGGCGGCAATGCTGCGCGAAATCAGGGCATCCGCGCGGCCAAGTCGCCGCTGATCTCCTTCCTCGATAGCGATGACTCTTATCTGCCGGAGAAGCTGGAATGGGTCGTCGCGGAATTCGAACGCCGCCCGGACCTGGAATTGCTCATCGATAGCTTCGTGAAGGTCCAACCGCCGGGTTCCTCGAAGGAAAGGGTCACGCGGAAGAACCCCGTGATCGCGGACCGCGAGACATTCCGCCGAGCGCTCTTCACGCGCCAGTTATGGAAGGCGACACCCTCCATCACGGTGCGGCGCGAAACGGTCTTGCTTGGCGGCATGTTCGACGAAAGCCTCCGCCGGCTGCAGGATTTCGACCTGCTCATCCGTATTTCTGAATTTGCGAGTTGCGCCTCCACCGACAAGGTTTTGTGGGTAAAATATTGGGATGCAGCGGCGATCTCGGCACAGGACAATATGGTACCTGCGAATATCGAACTGGTGCGCCGACACCCCGAATATTTGTCGGTTCGGGAGTATCGACCGGGTCTGGCTTATGCGCTCCGTCTTTCCCTGTGGCGGCGGCTCAAGGCTGGAAATGCCGGCGGGGTGCTTCGCGATATCCGTAACATCTTTACTGCCTTCGGTCCGGCGAACGCCGCCCGGCTTTTGTTCGAAGCCTGCTTCCCGCGTCCGGCGATTTAG